TTTGGATAAAAACGCAATTCTCTTTTTCTTGTcccataaatttatttttctcgaTTAGAATAACAAACAAATCCttcgagaaaaaagaaaattaagaagaagaaagaaatacacACATTAAACTAACTATACATAaacaaatttaattaaaagaacGTACATCTATTGAACTTTTGTTTAAAAAAGCttgtttgtattttcttttcctattgATTCGGTATTGTGTCCTAGCCAGGCTCCTAGCTAGCTTGTTTCTATATTCCAGAAGACCATGCATTGCGCTGCATGCTGCTAACTAGCTATAGCTCATTTCTCTATTCCGGGGCTCTTTATTTTTAGTTCCATGGGTGGCTTTAGGCTTTTATCTCTCGATCTCCATGTCTTAAGTCTCCTTTTACTTGGGAAAAGATGAAGACCCGAATAAGCTCCATTACACACTTGATGCCGTATTGCCTTGCACCTGATCTTCACCCCGTTGTCTCATGACCTGTTTCTGGGCCTCCAACAAGAGTCGGCGCACCTCCTCGTCTTCTGGTGTTTCCTTTGACAAGACTTCGTAGTCTTCAATGGAAGCTtcccattttttcaactatataTCATATCCAAATTAGATGTTTATCACCAACAATAATCACACAGTAGAAGAACAATGCTACACATGAACTCATCAATTAATCTTCATGTTTTGTAAATAATTGTTAATTATCGAGGGTTAGGCATCTTATGCGTTAAGAATTAATGTTAAGTTTGATTATAAATTTTGACATTTTGAATTACATGTGACACATTTTAAGTGACTAtcaatttaaatgataaatatataaagtcatttaaaatatagtacTACATCGGAAAATGCCAATGAGATTAAATAATGTCATTACTTTGAGAGTCAccttttattaatttgagaCGTCGTTATCCTAAGTAGTAGTAACTAGAAATAGCTAGAGTCATGTCGATTTGATATTTTAAGGCAGTAAGAGAATCACCTTGGCATTGCAATCGGCTCTTCTTAGTCTAGCCTTGTTGTAAGAGGGGCGTACGTTAAGGGCAGCAGTGCAGTCCTCCACTGCTCTCTCAAATTGGCCAAGTTTGGACCGACAAGCGGCTCGGTTGCACAACAGCACTGAATTATATGGGTCATGTTCCAGTCCCTCCCCGTATGCAGCACTTGCTTCTGAGAATCTCGATGCCTTGAAATGCTCGTTACCTCTTGATCGAGCTTCTGCAACAGCCTTAGCCTTCCTCATCAAAATGTTTGCTTCCCTATTGTTCGAGTCAAGGCGAGCTGCTCGTTGAACTGCCTCCAACGCCTCATCCAATCTGTCAAATTCGTTTGTAAACcaataaaaccatcattttcctaACTACTCAAATATCTTGAACACTCACGATCAGGAGTAGCACAGAGAAACAGTGTAAAAGGTCATATTACTTTCTCCATTTTTATGAACATTAGATGCTTACAGATCCAAATGTGTGCACTTCAGGACTTTGATCTCAATGGTAAAGAAAACTAACCTGCCGGCTGCCAAGTCAACTTGAGCCCGGATAACTAGCACATATGCACTACCAATAGGCCCCAGGAATTTAGTACAAGAGTCAGCCCCAAAATTCGGACCTTTCAGCATTGTCTCATCCGCCTCCTGATGCCTCCGGAGCTTCAACAAGCCCTCGGCTTGAAAAGCAAATATCTTCTTGAAATCACCACAAAGAgataacatggtatcagattaaCATAAAGAggcataattaataaaagaagGGATGGGAATTTGATAACTTATGCCTCACCTGTGGAGCTGAATCTGCTCCTGCAGACATGGCTCTCTCTGTTTCCTTAATCAGGGTGTTCCAATCTCGTAATTTGCGAGCCTCGGTGCACTTGTTGAGATGCGCCTGAAGCGTTTTCACCTTGGAAATGTCAACATGGTCAGCCTCCGGTCCTGCATGTTTGTAGTGATACAGAGCTTTTTCTGCCTCCCCTAATCTGTATACACAGATATATCTACATGTTATATAAGAACGCTTGTAAACAGCCAAGCATGGTCCAGACATGAATGGTATTTTTACCGAAAATATAATGTTGCCAAACGATGATGAGCTCTATGATAATGAGGTTCTATACGGATGGCTTCTCTGCACTCAAAAACTGCCTCAAGAATCCTACCAAGAGCAGCTAATGCAGCACTTTTGTTGCTTCTGTACGAGGCCTTGTTGGGGTCAATAGCAATTGCAGCATCATACAAGGCCAGGGCTTCTGCAAATCTTCCATTCTTGTAATCCTCGTTGCCCAAAATCTTCAATGTTTCAGGATCCATTCTAGTCGAGATAGCCCTACACAAGGAACCTGACTGTTCTCCACCTGGTTTCCCTTCTCTATTAGCACTCTTTACCACATTACCCATCACGCTGGTTGAGTAATTTCCGTTGAACATCGGGCTCTCTTCTCTTGCTGACTTGGGATGATGATTAAAAACATTGTACGAATTCACATTTCCTCCTGGTTGCCTCAAGTTTCCCAGATTGCCAAAAAGCATGACGTTGCTCGATGACGCCCGTACAAGATTACTACCTCCTTGATGTTTTTGGTGATCCACGATGATGCTTTCGAGCTCCCCAGAAATGCCAATGGCTTCCCTTGGCACCTTCTTCCCCCGGTTGACATATCCTTGGCAAGGAGCTATCTTTGCTAAGCCTGTACCTGATGAGGGTGCCACTAATGTAGCCTCATTAGAGGGTCTGCCACAGTTTTGGCGATAGAAAGGAGGCGCCATGTGAGGATTTTGGATAGGTCTACCCACGGGTTTTGATGACGATTCTGATCCGTTTGATGAGGTTTCAAGGATGGAGCTGTCATCGGAGCCAACTCGTCTCCACCTTGAATTTGGAGTGTCCGGTGTCTTGGCAAAACCAGGACGGGGAATCGAACCGGTTGAGGTAGATCTTCGTGGCCAAAAGCTATGTCGCCCAAAAACTGCATTTAATATACCACAACCTGATTTCTTCTCCGGCGAGCTGTCTTCCATTCTATAATTACCTATCGAGTACTCTGCTCAATCCTTGTTGATGGTGTAGTTTATTGATgaaggaaaatatttatttcgtgttattttgCCAACAACGAGACGAACATTGGTGCTGTTAAAACTGATTAACTATATTACAAAAAACATAGCCTTGAAAGGTAACATTGAAAAAACATATTTATCTTAATCTTTCATGTCGAATACAAaagtacccaaaaaaaaaaaaaacagaaaagcaaataacaaaGACAGAAAGATTGAGAATTTGTGAGAAGTGCCACAGGACTAGCCACAGAAGATGATCTGCATGGCCTCCTTGAGTGGCTTCCAGAAAACAATCTCTCTGTGCCTTCTATCTCTTTCAACTATAGAAACtatgaaattagataaaatgatttgatGGAGAAAAGAGCAGGAAAAGGAGGAGAATAATTTACAggtttgttgttgttttattaaatgaaactagtttaccttcattatttttttccttttttctttctgttcGTTTCTACCTgattcttttacttaatttctTTTGTGTTTCTTGTGTGATAGAAAAGGGAAACCAAGAGACCCGGTCCTGGATTCAATGAGAATCTCTAGATTTTTAGACACCTCTTTGGCGCCCGGGGggccaagagagagagagtggaggGCATGTTGTCGTGTTTTTTCTCAGGAACCCACGTCGGATGCCAGCTATGATATTTTAGGTAACGGAACCAATTATATAAAACTAAACAAGACTTTAATTAGGTTGCAACTTTGCTTGGCCAAGTTGTTCCAGTCCCTACAACCTGTGCCAGAGGTTGTCCTCAGAGTATAAAGTTGTAGTATATGCTCCACTCTCGCATGGAAACTCACTCAACCCTCCACGTCTTtggaatattttcataaaaaatagccatatttctatcttttttctttaaattaatttaatacagTTGAGCAGTGGCCACGTATACGCTGCCCTAGTTCATTTCATAAGGTATTAGAGCCATCTAATAATGTCAATCTGTGTGCAATGGCAGAACTGTAATTTTTGGATAATTTTTATCATCGTGTcgcatttatgtaaaataaaaaagagattaaaaattttagaaacataactatatataaaactaaatcTCGATAATTTATCACGTAAGCATAAaactaaaattctaaaaatagtACTTAATATACATTTTAGATttatgataataatattttatggaataatatttatccattattatttttataatgaaatatttaaaatttatttttttcataaagtctatcaagtgatcttttaTAAGACAATATTACattctagtatataatatagtttattaaatttcatgtaaaatttaaatatttttgtattacattaaacatttaataagatgaaaatagaaTGAGAGTGTGGTGTATAACATTACTAGTactaaataatagtaaaagtagataaaatataataataaaataataaataatagtgtaATACAGTATTACGAGGATATTCCACCACCCAATCCTAGCctaagtatattgaaattttagatttggtgggtggtggtgggagGAGCCCAACGTTCCGCCACTGTCTGTATGATACTAGACTACTGCATGACATGACCAACTATTTGTCATCAAATAGAAACTTAATTTAAAGCAATGACGCAAGGCATGGGTGCGTCTTTGTTCTAGAGAAACTGGCAAGCAACATGGAAAGTTTCTAGGATGCCAACTCTGCAGATACTACAGAAAAATATAGTAGTCacatcaagtttttggcgttcaagctaaaaaattaataatcaaGGGGCCATGCATTGAAAGGAAACAAACCGAATGTCCTGAAAGGGCAACCTCAAATTCATGCTCAACAAAATGTGCAAAATAGACTAACCCGCCAAGGCAGAAACCTAACAGAAACCTAAGCTAGGTCTTCTTATGCAATGGAGGCAtcagtcatttacattccatcTCAAAAAGGTGTAAATTGAGAAGTGCCGACAAGAACAAACGTAACTTTACACAAGGCCTTGAAAAAAACAATCAGATTTCCCGTTTATCTTTTCTTGTTCTTGGCTCAACAATTTTCTAACATGATAAATGTTAACCAACAATGTACATACTGCTGCTTAACTCAGGAGCATGAActtgaaatttcaaaaattatggGAAAAATGAATGACCACAAAAATAAAGGTGAGGTCAGAATGATgtccaaaatacaaaattttcccTTACAGCAGAGAGGTATCGGCAACCTATTAAAAACTTGGAGCCATTAAGCCAGGGTACTCCTCAGTTCCTTTGTTATTGCCTCTGACAGTTCTTCCGCATTGTACTCAACACCAAAGCATCTCACAACCTCCAATTTTGGGTTCATAAGATACCTGATTGTTTTGAGATAGGTTACAATACACTCTTGAGTTCAAtcagaaaagaagaaaacaaaggtAAGCCAAGGATTTACATATTATGGGAAGACTCAACAAGATAATCATCACCCTCCTCTTCTATCTTCTTGAAGAATACACGGTACTCCTGCGCCATCTGCCTAATAGCTGATACAGGGCCCGTTAATCCCAGTATTCTTGAGTCAAACTCTGCAAACGGTTAAAGAACATGGAGGAAATAATGCAGGAGGAAGGGAGGATCTGATAAAACGTTTCTATCTCAAACAGTTAGCATACTGCAACACACATTCCAGTGGTCAGCAAAGCCTCACCTCTAAGGTAAGCATGAAGTTGTGCAGGGGTATCTCGTTGAGGATCGATTGTGACAAACACCGGTAGAATCTCATAATGATATTTTGACTCTAATTTCcacgaaaaaaaaatacacaacttCAGTGATCATAACAGAAAAGGCAGTGCCATAAGTCATGTTGAAAAAAGTAACAACCTAATATATCTACAGCCTTAGCCATTATCCGGACTTGCTCTGGCCCAACATCTGGGGATGAAGTATAGCCAAAGTAGAGGAGAACCCACTTTCCATGAAAATCTTGCCCAGTAACAATCTGATTCTTTGTATCAATTAGAGTGAATGGACCACCAATTGTTGGCCCCTTGACAGCATTTCCACCAGATTTGCTGCCCTGGCCTGAGCCAATAAAGATAGAAATTAGAATAAACGTGATAACTAACCATGTATGTATGTGAGTATTAATATAGTTTTCAATCAATTGCTAACAACACTCTCACTCTCACATTTCTCATGCTTAGATTTCTTGTGTTTCAGATTGTAAAGAGAACGGGACTCAAATTATGTACCTACTCTATTGCTTGTAAGCAATGCCTACAATGATTCCAGATAACAATTTTGCTGTTTGTAGGAGGAGAAATGACATTAACTAGCTGAACTGTACGAGGTTAGCATAGGTTATGTTTATCTTCTCAACATTTGCATGTTCTAGATACGCGGCTAGACCATTCAGCCTCTTATACCACCATTCTCAATAGCCAGCAAAATTCATGGCCAACAGTGAGCCAAGTAACTCTAGGCATCAATTCAATTCTTACCTAGGGACACTGTACAATGCTTTCAAATAGACCAATTATATTATCACAATTGGGCCCAAATTGCCATACCGCCAACTCCAAGTCAACTCTTCTCTAACTCTTTAACTATTAGCTCAAATACCACCAAAATTCAGGCTTTTTAACTAATACTGATTATAAAGTGCCAGAACAGTATAAGTAGATAATTAATATTCAACTGGGACAATTTGAAATGCCACTAAGCTATCTAATTTAATATAGTCGCTTCCTACTGCCTAGCTAAATGCCTGGACCTTGAATTCTGTCAAcccaattaaaattttgaaggtTCCTAAGAAAAGGCATTGGTATTT
This is a stretch of genomic DNA from Carya illinoinensis cultivar Pawnee chromosome 3, C.illinoinensisPawnee_v1, whole genome shotgun sequence. It encodes these proteins:
- the LOC122305603 gene encoding inactive TPR repeat-containing thioredoxin TTL3-like isoform X1, whose amino-acid sequence is MEDSSPEKKSGCGILNAVFGRHSFWPRRSTSTGSIPRPGFAKTPDTPNSRWRRVGSDDSSILETSSNGSESSSKPVGRPIQNPHMAPPFYRQNCGRPSNEATLVAPSSGTGLAKIAPCQGYVNRGKKVPREAIGISGELESIIVDHQKHQGGSNLVRASSSNVMLFGNLGNLRQPGGNVNSYNVFNHHPKSAREESPMFNGNYSTSVMGNVVKSANREGKPGGEQSGSLCRAISTRMDPETLKILGNEDYKNGRFAEALALYDAAIAIDPNKASYRSNKSAALAALGRILEAVFECREAIRIEPHYHRAHHRLATLYFRLGEAEKALYHYKHAGPEADHVDISKVKTLQAHLNKCTEARKLRDWNTLIKETERAMSAGADSAPQKIFAFQAEGLLKLRRHQEADETMLKGPNFGADSCTKFLGPIGSAYVLVIRAQVDLAAGRLDEALEAVQRAARLDSNNREANILMRKAKAVAEARSRGNEHFKASRFSEASAAYGEGLEHDPYNSVLLCNRAACRSKLGQFERAVEDCTAALNVRPSYNKARLRRADCNAKLKKWEASIEDYEVLSKETPEDEEVRRLLLEAQKQVMRQRGEDQVQGNTASSV
- the LOC122303606 gene encoding protein SCO1 homolog 2, mitochondrial is translated as MNDCFTTKHSKTMPVSRFVFFSSKRRSTEAFNLLKRCHPSRRVQTCNYSKSSGYRNGKTRIHPLIPVEIRAPRSWGAYVIPAAILGFAGLATFVHYNDERRAVLKGQGSKSGGNAVKGPTIGGPFTLIDTKNQIVTGQDFHGKWVLLYFGYTSSPDVGPEQVRIMAKAVDILESKYHYEILPVFVTIDPQRDTPAQLHAYLREFDSRILGLTGPVSAIRQMAQEYRVFFKKIEEEGDDYLVESSHNMYLMNPKLEVVRCFGVEYNAEELSEAITKELRSTLA
- the LOC122305603 gene encoding inactive TPR repeat-containing thioredoxin TTL3-like isoform X2 — translated: MEDSSPEKKSGCGILNAVFGRHSFWPRRSTSTGSIPRPGFAKTPDTPNSRWRRVGSDDSSILETSSNGSESSSKPVGRPIQNPHMAPPFYRQNCGRPSNEATLVAPSSGTGLAKIAPCQGYVNRGKKVPREAIGISGELESIIVDHQKHQGGSNLVRASSSNVMLFGNLGNLRQPGGNVNSYNVFNHHPKSAREESPMFNGNYSTSVMGNVVKSANREGKPGGEQSGSLCRAISTRMDPETLKILGNEDYKNGRFAEALALYDAAIAIDPNKASYRSNKSAALAALGRILEAVFECREAIRIEPHYHRAHHRLATLYFRLGEAEKALYHYKHAGPEADHVDISKVKTLQAHLNKCTEARKLRDWNTLIKETERAMSAGADSAPQIFAFQAEGLLKLRRHQEADETMLKGPNFGADSCTKFLGPIGSAYVLVIRAQVDLAAGRLDEALEAVQRAARLDSNNREANILMRKAKAVAEARSRGNEHFKASRFSEASAAYGEGLEHDPYNSVLLCNRAACRSKLGQFERAVEDCTAALNVRPSYNKARLRRADCNAKLKKWEASIEDYEVLSKETPEDEEVRRLLLEAQKQVMRQRGEDQVQGNTASSV